The Candidatus Caccoplasma merdavium genome segment GATGCTCTAATAATTGTTTTACCTGAAAAATTATGCTTATGACACCCGCAGATTATGAACACCTCGTAGGTGAATATTTCAGAAGATTGGGTTATCGCGTTACCGTAACCCCGGCCAGTAATGACTATGGCATCGACATCATCGCTACAAAAGAGAATTTTTAACCAAAATACATTCTTATGAAAGGAAAAAATATTTATACACAACAAGAAATCGAGCAATTGCGAGATCTTATTAGGAAGAGAAACAGTGCGTCGGCTGTTGAACAAAAAAGTATACGTCAAAAAATGCGGAAGATGGGCTTTTGGGGACGTGATGATTGGGGTATAATTGATTGTTCCGAAACAGACTTGGATAAGCTCATCGAATTAGGGTATATAAAACTTATTGATGGAACTAAACCCATGAAGAGTGTGCCGATAGGACGCAGAGATATTCTGCCGATTAATCGTCAATGCAATGTAAAATTGGAGAAAATGAGTGGTTTACAATCAATTGAAGACGTCAAACATGAAGGCTTTTCGGGATTTATATCGGTAACGAAACTTCGAGAAGACGGTTGCTCTATTCCGACGGGCGCTGGGGTATATCTGGTAGTAAGGGCGACGAAAACCGCACCGCGATTTTTATCCGAAGGCAC includes the following:
- a CDS encoding restriction endonuclease; amino-acid sequence: MTPADYEHLVGEYFRRLGYRVTVTPASNDYGIDIIATKENF